The nucleotide sequence TGATGCCCACCCTGGCGCCCATGGGGGCAGCCCGGGCGGCGGACGGGGTGGTCGGCCGCTTCTCCAACGACTGGACCGGCAACGGGCTGGAGGTCCAGGCCGTCGAGGATCCCAAGGTGAAGGGCGTCACCTGCCATCTGGTGGATTTCGACCGCAGCGTCATCGACCGGCTGACCAAGGGCAACTGGTTCGAGGACCCGTCCAACGCCTCCATCTCCTGCCGCCGCACCGGGCCGCTGACCATCGGCGACATCGAGCTGTCGCAGAAGGGGGAGGAGGTCTTCTCCGAACGCAAGAGCCTGATCTTCAAGTCGATCGCCATCCGGCGCATCTACGACCGGGCGAACGACACGCTGGTCTATGTGGTCTACAGCCGTCAGGTGAAGGACGCCTCGGCCAAGATGTCGATCTCGACCGTGCCGCTCTACGACGCCAACCCGCAATGGACCAAGGGCAAGCCGGCGGCGAAGTGACCGCAGGTCTCAGCCGGTCATCCGGCCCAGCCGCACCGCCGTCTGCCCCGGCCGCGGGCGGCGGGCCGGCATGATCAGCACGCAGCGGTCGTAGGGCGTGCGCAGCGGGATGTCGCCGTCCCAGCCGATCAGGGTGCCGGCCCGCTCGATCACCTCCATGCCGACGAAGGGCTCCAGGAAGCGGAAGCCCTCGTTCGCCACGGTGACCGCCTGCGTCACCTCGACGACGTGCTGCGGCTCGCCGCGCGTCATCAGGCGGGGCCGGACGGCGTCGGGCTCGACCATGTCCAGCACCAGCAGCATCCTCAGGCAGCTTTCCAGCGCCACCACCGCGGTCTCCTGCCGCCAGTGCTGGCCGCATTCCACCAGGATGGCGGTGCGCTCGCCGGCGGGGTCGATGAAGGCGTCGCGGTCGATCAGCCGGCGGCCGGCGGCGTGCCCCTCGTCCGCCACCACCCAGGCGGGATAGCCGAGCCGCAGCGCGAGCGCCCGTCCGCGCGCCGTCCGGCCGCACAGGGTCAGCGGCGGGGTGTGGGCGCTCATCGAGTGGAGGTCGAGCACCACGTCGGCGGTGTCGTAGAGCGGGCGGAGCTGGCGCGCCCGCTGGATTTCCAGGCTGTCGCGCGGCCCGTCCAGCAGGCTGTCGGCCCAGACGCGGTTCATGTCCTCGTCGATGAAGCGCGAGGCGTAGGGGTTCTCCCGCTCGAAGGCGCGATAGGCGGCGGTGTTGGCGAAGACCAGCGACAGGCGCCCGCGCGACGGCCGCAAGCCCATGCGGAAGATCTGGTCCAGCGCGATGGCCCCGGCGATCTCGTTGCCGTGCATCAGCGCGGTGACGACCAGATGCGGCCCCGGCCGGTCGGCCGCCAGGGTCGTCACATAGTCGATGCCGGTGTTGCCCCGCCGATGGGGGGTGATGTCCGGCGCGGCCAGTTCGATGGGGGGAAGGGCGTCGGTCAAGGCATGCTCTGCGGGCGGGCTCCGGGACGGACGCCCTCCAATATGGCCGAGCCGACGGGGCCGCGCCAGTCCTCCGCACCCGAGAAGGCACAACCGAGGGGCCCGGATCCCCTGCCGTCTGTGTGACGGTTTTGAGTCGACGGTCCGCCGGGCTTGGGCTATACCGGACGATAATTCAGTGCCGTAATCGTCAACCGTTCCGCCGGGGTCAAAGCATGAGCTTCGTGATCGAGGACGTTCTCGTCCGCAACGATCCGACCGGGCCTCGTGTGCCGGTGCTGTTCGATTCGCCGCACAGCGGCACCGTCTATCCGCCGAGCTTCCACTTCTCCTGCCCGCTGTCCCTCCTGCGCCAGGCGGAGGACACCCACGTCGAGGAGCTGTTCGCCTCGGCGCCCGACAGCGGCGCGACGCTGCTCTGCGCGCTGTTCCCGCGCAGCTTCATCGACGTAAA is from Azospirillum thermophilum and encodes:
- a CDS encoding CreA family protein, which translates into the protein MRSRAKRSPSAWMNVCRGLLVLGLALMPTLAPMGAARAADGVVGRFSNDWTGNGLEVQAVEDPKVKGVTCHLVDFDRSVIDRLTKGNWFEDPSNASISCRRTGPLTIGDIELSQKGEEVFSERKSLIFKSIAIRRIYDRANDTLVYVVYSRQVKDASAKMSISTVPLYDANPQWTKGKPAAK
- a CDS encoding succinylglutamate desuccinylase/aspartoacylase domain-containing protein → MTDALPPIELAAPDITPHRRGNTGIDYVTTLAADRPGPHLVVTALMHGNEIAGAIALDQIFRMGLRPSRGRLSLVFANTAAYRAFERENPYASRFIDEDMNRVWADSLLDGPRDSLEIQRARQLRPLYDTADVVLDLHSMSAHTPPLTLCGRTARGRALALRLGYPAWVVADEGHAAGRRLIDRDAFIDPAGERTAILVECGQHWRQETAVVALESCLRMLLVLDMVEPDAVRPRLMTRGEPQHVVEVTQAVTVANEGFRFLEPFVGMEVIERAGTLIGWDGDIPLRTPYDRCVLIMPARRPRPGQTAVRLGRMTG